The Streptomyces sp. NBC_01317 genomic interval GACCTGCTGCGCCACCGTTCGCTGATCGCCGCCCGTCCCCTCGGCTGCGAGGAGTGGCTGCACACGGCCGAGGCGGTCGACTGGGTCCTCTCGGCCGCCGCCGACCTGGACCCCCTGCTGATGTGGCTGGTCCGCCACGTGAAGCCCGCCGTCTGACATCGCGAGGGCGCCGCGCGGCATGGGAGGAACCACACTTGTGCTTGCGGGCGCGGGGTCCGGGGCGATACTCCCGCGCGGCGCTCCCGGACGGGCGCTCAGCGCCTCGTCTCGTACCGGGTCAGGATCACGCCGCCGGGAAGCGTCCGTGTCTCCACCAGGTTCAGGTTCACCCAGCTGTCCAGCGTGGTGAAGAACGGCGTGCCGCCGCCCACCAGGACCGGCGCGGTGGCCAGCACGTACTCGTCGATCAGCCCGGCCCGCATGGCCGCGCCGGCGAGCGTCGCGCCGCCGATGTCCATCGGGCCGCCGTCCTCGGCCTTGAGCCGGGTGATCTCGGCGACGGCGTCGCCGGTGACCAGGCGGGTGTTCCAGTCGACCTTGTCGACCGTCGAGGAGAACACCACCTTCGACATGTCCCGCCAGCGGCGCGCGTACTCGATCTCCGCCGGGGTGGCGTTGGGCCGCTGGTCGCCCGTCGGCCAGTGGGAGCTCATCGTCTGCCACAGCTTGCGCCCGTACAGCGACAGGTCGGTCGCCTGCAACTGGTCGGACCAGAACTGGAACAGCTCGTCGCTCGGCACGCTCCACCCGATGTCGTCGCCGGGCGCGGCGATGTAGCCGTCCAGGGACAGGTTCATGCCGTAGATCAGTTTCCGCATGGGGCCGGCCTTCCGTGAGTCGGTCTCATGCTTACAGACCGGCGCGGCGCGGGAAACTCATCGGTGCGTGATCTGAGCCCGCATGTCCCCTCACCGGGTCCATCGGTGAGGGCTGTTGGCGGGCGGGACGGGCGGGGTGCTCGGGCGGCGGGGGTCGCCGCCCGAGCGGTGGTCAGGCCGCGGTGTATTCGGCGGCGACGTCGATGACCCAGGTGACGCCGTAGCGGTCCTTGAGCATGCCGTAGAGGGGCGCCCAGGGGGCGGGGCTCAGTGGCTGGAGGACGGTGGCGTTCTCGGTGAGCTTTTCCCAGTACGTGGTGACCTCGTCGGCCGTTTCGCCGCGCAGGGAGAGGAAGAAGGCGTTCTCGCCCTGGTCCCACGGCCGGCCGGAGGGGACGTCGTAGGCCATCACGTGGAATCCGTTGTCGGCGGTGACCTGGCCCCACATGATCTGCTCCGCCTCCGCCGGCTCCTGGATGTTTCCGGCGTCCTTGTAGGTGACGACGGTCAGGTGTCCGTCGAAGACGGACCGGTAGAAGGTCAGTGCCGCGTGGGCGTCGCCTCGGAAGTTCAGGTGGGTCACCGCGTTGACGGACATGAGGGGCTCCTTGCCTCTGGTGCGGATGGTTGGACGGTCGCGTGGCCGGACGGTCGCGCGTCCCGGTTCGGTGACGACAGTCGCAGCGGAAGCGGTCAGGATGTGGCCGCTTCTCCGGGCAGCATGGAGGCCATGCAGAAGACTTCCGCGCGGCTGCTGTCGTTGCTCTCGCTGCTCCAGGCGCGCCGGGACTGGCCGGGGGCTTTGTTGGCGGAGCGGCTGGACATCAGCCCGCGTACGGTGCGGCGGGACGTCGACCGTCTGCGCGAGCTGGGCTATCCCGTCGTGGCCGCCAAGGGCCCGGACGGCGGGTACCGGCTCGGCGCCGGTACGCGGCTGCCTCCGTTGCTGTTCGATGACGCGCAGGCGGTCGCCCTGGTCATCGCACTCAAGATCGCGAGCACCAGTGGTGCCGGTATCGAGGAAGGCGCGGCCCGCGCGTTGACCACCGTCGAGCAGGTCATGCCCGCCCGGCTGCGGCACCGGATCAGGACCCTGGAGGTGACCGCTGTCGAACGGCCCGTGACCCGTCCGGCCCCGCGGGCCGACAGCACCGTACTGATGACCCTCGGTGCCGCCGTCCACGCCCGGGAAACGCTGCGGTTCGATTACGCGTCCGTGTCCGTGTCCGCGTCCGCGTCTGCTTCTGGGCGGGGCGCCGGGGGCGACGGCGCCGACGCACCTCCACCACGCCGGGTGGAACCTCATCACCTGGTGACCTGGGGCGCCCGCTGGTATCTCGTCGCCTGGGACCTCGACCGTGAGGACTGGCGTACCTTCCGCGCCGACCGGATCACTCCACGCACCCCCACCGGCCCGGGTTTTGTCCCGCGTGAACTGCCCGGGGGTGACGTGGCCGCTTTTGTCGCGGGCAGGTTCCAGGGGGCGGACGGCTCCGCTGGGTGGCCCTGCCGGGGTGAGGTGATCCTCGGGTTGCCCGCCTCCGTCGTGGCGCCGTACGTCCACGACGGAGTGGTCGAGGAGCGCGGGCCGTACCGCTGCCGGCTCGTCCTGGGTTCGTGGTCCTGGCCCGCCCTGGCCGCCGCCGTCGGCAGGTTCGACGCCGACATCGAGGTGGTCGGCCCCGCGGAGCTGAACGAGGCCTTCGCGCGCCTGGCCCGCCGGTACGCGGGCGCCGCGACCGCGCCCGCGGACAGGCCCTAGCTCTCGGCGCGTTCGGCGGCGCTGCGTTCGACGCAGAATTCGTTGCCTTCGATGTCGGCGAGGGTCACCCAGCCTGTGCCGTCGGGGCGGCGATGGTCGGCGTGGAGGGTGGCGCCGAGGGTGAGGAGGCGGTCGACCTCTTCGTCGCGGGTGCGGTCCTGGGGCTGGATGTCGAGGTGGACGCGGTTCTTGGTGGTCTTGGTGTCGGGGACCTGGACGAAGAGCAGTCCGGCGCCTTCGGTGACGACGAGGGCTTCGGGGTCTCCGGGTTTGTCCTCCTCGCTGAGGGAGCCGCCGAGGATCTGGGCCCAGAAGGTGGCGAGGGAGTAGGGGTCGGCGGAGTCGACGGTGACGTGGCGTACGAGTGAGGTCATGGGCGTCACTCTCATCATCGTCGTGGTGGGTGTCCAGCCGTTTTCCCTACGGTGTCCGGTGCTTGAGGTGTTCGACGAGGCTGGTGAAGCTGTCGCGGGCGTGCCCGGCGGTGATGCCGTGGGCGAAGTGGTCCAGGACCGCCGTGGGGAGGGCGGAGTTGACTCCGGCGTCGTGGGTGGTGCGGAGGATGTGTCGGACGCTGGCGGTGCCCATGGCGAGGGTGTCGACGTCGCCGGGGTGGTGGCCGGCGCTGATGCGTGGGGTGTAGAAGGCGGCGAAGCCCGGGAGTGAGGCCATGGTGGACGAGGCGTAGGGGAGGAATTCCTCGGGGGTGATGCCGTGGGCGTCGCCGAGGGCGAGGGCGTGCAGGTAGGCGAGCATCGAGGTCCAGAAGATGTCCATCTGCATCTGGTAGTAGAGGGCGGCGAGTCCGGGGTCCGCGCCGCGGTAGTCGGTGTCGGTGAGGGTCGCGAGGGTGTTCCGGTGTGCCTGGTAGGCGTCTTCGGGGCCGCTGTAGAAGGTGGAGGATCCTGGCTGTCCGATGCCTGAGGGCGGGACCTGTACGCCTCCGGTGAGGTGGCGGGCTCCGTGTGCGGCGGCCCAGCGGGCGGCTTCGCGGGCCCGGTCGGGGGTGTCCGAGCTGAGGTTGACGAGGGTGTGTCCGGGGAGTGCCGCGGTGGCCGGGGTGAGGGTGGCGTACACGGCGTCGTAGTCGGTGAGGCTGAGGATCACCAGTTCGCCGGCGGCGAGTGCGTCGTGGACGGTGGTGGCGCGTACGGCTCCGTGGGCGACGAGGTCGTCGGCCTTGCTCGGGGTTCTGTTCCACACGGTGACGGGGTGGCCGTGGCCGAGGAGGGTGCGGGTCATGGCGCGGCCCATGGGGCCGAGGCCGATGACGGTGACCGCGGGCCTGCTGGTGTGGGTGTCGTACGGGTCGGTCGGTTCGGTCATGGTGATCGCCGGGTCCTCTCTAGAACGAACGCTCTATCCAGGGAGGAACGTAGCACGCACTGGAACGAACGCTCTATCCGATAGGCTGCGGGCGTGAAGACCGAGCCGCACCACAGGACCGACACCGTGCCCGGCCCCGAGGGCGGGGGCCTCGGCACCCGTGAGCGGGTGGTCAGGTCGGCGTCGCGGCTGATGCAGCGTCAGGGGTACGACGGGGCCGGGATCAAGCAGATCGCGCAGGGCGCGGGGGCCACGCTCGGCTCCGTCTACCACTTCTTCCCCGGGGGGAAGCAGGAGCTGGCGGTGGCGGCGGTCCACCACGGCGACCAGGAGTTCGCCGACGTCCTGCGGCGGGTGCTCGGCAGTGAGCCGGACCCGGCGGAGGCGGTGGTCGCCTGTACGCGGAGCCTCGCGGAGAGCCTGCGGGCCTCCGACTGGCTGGACGGCTGTCCGGTCACGGCCACCGCGTTGGGTACGGCCGGCCGCGCCCCGGACATCCAGCTGGCGGCCGCTCAGGCCTTCGAGCGGTGGTCCGGGCTGGTCGCGGACGCGCTGCGGCGGGGCGGCATCGCCGAGGAGGACGCCGCGGACCTGGGCCGTACGGTGATCAGCACGCTGGAGGGGGCGGAGCTGGCCGCCCAGGTGTCCAGGAGCGACGTCCCGTTGACCGTCGCGGGCCGGCATCTGGCGCGGCTCATCAACTCGTACAAGTGATCACATCTCCCGGGACGCGGGGGAAATAGGTCGACCGGACCGGCCGGGCGCCGGTAGATGTGGTCCATGACCTCTCCTGCCGCACCTCAGTCGCCCGAGGACCTGCTGCCCGCCACGCGGCGCGCCCTGCTCCGCCGTCTCGCCGTCGCCCAGGCCGAGGGGCGGGCGCCGTCGGTCGTCGGGGCCGTCGTGCGGGACGGGCGGCTGGTGTGGACGGGTTCCCGCAGCTGTGTGGACGGCCACGCGCCGGACGCGGACACGCAGTACCGGATCGGGTCGATCACCAAGACCTTCACCGCCGTTCTGGTGATGCGGCTGCGGGACGAGGGGCTGCTCGACCTCGGCGATCCGCTGGAGAAGCACCTTCCGGGCACCGGAGTGGGTGACTCCACCATCTTCCAACTCCTGGGGCACAGCGCGGGTCTCGCGGCCGAGACGCCGGGTGCCTGGTGGGAGCGGACGCCCGGCACGCTCCGTCCGACGCTTGCCGACGTGCTCGGTGAGGAGCCGGTACGGCACACTCCGGGACGGCGCCACCACTACTCCAACCCCGGCTACACGCTGCTCGGTTCGCTCGTCGAGGCGTTGCGGGGCGCGCCGTGGGAGGAGGTGCTGCGGCGTGAGGTGCTGGAGCCGCTGTCCCTGGACCGTACGACCGCCCAGCCGGTCGCCCCGCACGCCGGTGCCTGGGCCGTGCATCCCTGGGCCGACGTGATGCTTCCCGAACCGGCCGTGGACCTCGGTCTGATGGCGCCGGCGGGGCAGCTCTGGTCGACCGCGGCCGACCTCTGCCGGTTCGCCGTGTTCCTCGCCGAGGGGGACGACCGGGTCCTGTCCGCGGCGTCCGTACGGGAGATGGCGACGCCGTCCACCCCGCCGGAGCCGGAGGAAGGGGCCGGCGCCTACGGCCTCGGGCTGCAACTCATCCGCAGGGACGGCCGGGCCCTGGTGGGGCACGGCGGTTCGCTGCCGGGCTTTCTGGCAGGTCTGTGGGTGAGCGTGGCGGACGGGGTGGCCGCGGTCGCGCTCGCCAACGCCACCGGAGGGCCGCTGGTGGGCCCGCTCGCCACCGATCTCATCGGGATCGTGGCGGACGCCGAGCCCCGGATCCCGGAGCCTTGGAGGCCGCTGCCCGAGGTCGACCCGGCGCTGCTGGAGCTGACCGGGCCCTGGTACTGGGGCACCCAGGCAGTGGCGCTGAAACTCGTGGCGGACGGCGGTGTGGAGCTGTATCCGCTGCGCGGGGCCGGCCGTGGCTCCCGCTTCGAGGCCCGGACGGACGGCGGTTGGACGGGGCTCGACGGGTACTACGCGGGGGAGACGCTGCGGGTGGTGCGGCGGGCCGACGGGTCGGTACGCCACCTCGATCTCGGCTCGTTCGTCTTCACCCGCGAGCCGTACGACCCCGAGGGGGACGTGCCGGGTGGTGTGGACGCGGAGGGCTGGCGCGGCCTCAGGCCGTAGAACCAGGCAGCCGTTTCACCCCGGCAGCCGTTTCACCCCGGCGGATGTTTCACGTGAAACCGGACATGCCGCCCGTCTGATTCGTGCAGTTGCCCGACGGGCCCGAAGCCGCATGTGTTCCTTGCGACTTCGGGCCCCGTCTCGTGCCGTGGCGCACTCCGCCGGACAGGTTCTACTTCTTCTGGAGCACCTGGAGCGTCGCTCCGCTGTTCCAGGCCTCCAGCAGACCGCGATGGACCGCTGTCACGTCGTGCCGCGTCGCCAGGAGCAGGGCGTCCCGGGTGAACGGGCAGGTGGCGACCAGGAGCGCGATGTCTGCCTTGTACTCCAGCTTGGCCATGCCGATGAACTGCTGCACATCGCCGCTCGTGATGGTCGCCGCCGGCGTACGGGACTTGCACTGCACGACGATGCGGCGGCCGTCGGGTGTGTACGCCACGATGTCGGCGCCCGTGTCGCCGTGGCCGCCGGTCACCGTGACCCGGTCGCAGCCGTCGCGTCGGCACAGCCAGGCGATGTGCTGTTCGAATTGCCGGGGGTTCATGGCGTCGAGCGCGCCCATCGAACCGGCGGCCTCGCGCTCCCGCAGGACCCGCTTGAGCCGGGTGACTTCTTCGTCGAGCGCCTCGATGCGGCCTCGGTGTTCGCTGTCGTTCCGGACGGCGACGTTGAGGAGCGGGACGACCGTCCGGCCGATCGTGGCGCGGACCGCGTCCTCGGCGATACGGGTCACGTCCGCGTCGACGCGCGTAGCCAGATGGCGGACGAGGGCCTCGGAGATGCGCTCGTCCACCCACTCCGTCAGCCTGTGGAAAAGGTTGTCCACAGGCTCACGGCGGGCGTTTCCCTCGGTGTCGAGGAGGTACGTACGCACCTGACGTGCGACAACGCTCTCGCGGAGAAGCATCGCGGTGTTCAGGACGGCCCGCCGGGAGAAGACTCCGAGGGAGCGGCTGCGGGACTTGATCCCACAGACTTGCTTGAAGCAATGCAGTTGCTCGCCCTTGAGGACGCGGTACCCGTTGGACTCGATCTCTTCTCGGTGATCATGGATGACAGCCCAGATCACGGTCTCGCCGACCTCGAAGTACGAGGCGACGTCCTTCGTCGTGGCGTGGAGGCCGTCCGGGGAGAGGGCCAGTTGTTTGACCTTGTCGAGGACTTCGTCGCGTTCCGCGACGCTCGCGCGCAGGGTTTTTGATTCGGTCAGAGCTATCTCGTCGAGCATGTGGGGGTCCGTCTCCTCCTGGGCCGGCCGGCCCGTTCGAGTCGGGGGACGTGCTCCGTACACGTGACCGCCCCCCTTGCCGGGGGCAACGAGACGAATCGGAAAAGGGTGCGGTTTTCAGATACTCAGCTTGAATCCGACATGGGAGGCGGTGAAGCCGAGGCGCTCGTAGAAGCGGTGGGCGTCGGTGCGGGTGGTGTCGGAGGTCAGCTGGACCAGGTGGCAGCCCTGGCGGCGGGACTCCTCGATCGCCCACTCGACGAACCGGGTGCCGAGGCCGCTGCCGCGTTCGTCGGCGTGGACGCGGACCGCTTCGATGATCGAGCGGGTGGCGCCGCGCCGGGAGAGGCCGGGGATGATCGTGAGCTGGAGGGTTCCGACGACGCGGCCGTCGCGTACGGCGACGACGGCCTGCTGGTGGGGGTCCCGGGTCAGCCGGTCGAGGGCGGCGGTGTACGGGGTGAGGTCGTCGGGGGATTCGCGCTGAGCGCCCAGGGGGTCGTCGGCGAGCAGGGCCACGATGGCGGGGAGGTCGTCGGGGCCGGCCGGTCGTATCTCCAGATCACTCATGATCCGCAGCCTACGCCGGGGCGATCCGGGGCCCTCGCGGACGTTGAGGCCCTGCTACTGCTTCCTGGGGTGAGGGGCGCCGGTCACCCGGGTGGGGTCGTCGGTCAGCCCATGGCCAGGTTGGCCGGTCAGCCCATGGCCAGGTTGAGCGGGGCGAAGCGGCGGGTCAGGTCGCCGGGCAGGTCCGGGATGCCGCGGGTCATCGTCGTGGTGGAGGAGATGAGGTCGAGGCCGCTGTGCTTGAGCCGGTCGAGCAGGTCCGTGTGGCGTGCGTCGATGTCCAGGCGGACGGGGCGGTCGGTTCCGGCGGCGAGGGCGTGGATCAGGGCGTAGGCCGTGTCGGTGTCCTGGGCGATCAGCGGGGCGACGACGTCGCAGGAGGTGGAGGGCCAGATTCCGGCGTATCCGGTGATGGTGGTGCCGTTCTCGGCGACCCTGAGCCGGTCGGTGAAGGAGGGGAGCCGCGCGAGGAGGTGGGTGCGGTCGATTCCGAAGACCTCGTTGTCGAGTCGTACGAGGGCGGACAGGTCGTCGGCGGTCGCGGGCCGGGTGGTGGCGGTCCCGCTGGTCGCGGTGGGGGGTTCGGGGGAGCGGAAGGGTCCGCGGACGGTGTGGGTGTCGCCCACCGCGTGGAAGCCGAGCTGTTCGTAGAGGGGCCGGCCCTGCGCTGTGGCGTAGAGGGCGAAGGGGATGTCCCCGGCCTCACGCATGGCGTGCGTCAGGAGCCGGCGGCCGAGGCCCTGGCGGCCGAACCGTCCGGCGACGATCATCATGCCGAAGGTGGTGAGTGCGGGGCCGTACGAGGTGGTGACGCACATCGCGGCGAGGCCCTTGCCTTCCGGTGCGTCGATTCCGTAGCCGGTGCCGGCTGTCAGGAGCAGACCCCATTTGTGTTCCTCGCGCGCCCAGCCGCGCTCCTCGGCGAGGTCGGCGCAGGCGGTGAGGTCGGCCAGGGTCAGGCGACGGATCGGCAGGGCGGAGTGCGGTGTCGGCATGGGAGTCAGCGTGTCGGAGCGGGTGATCGTCCGTCCACCGCTTTGTGTGAACTCGCCAGGTTTCGCAGGTTCCGCAGGCGTCGGCCGCGCCGGGTGAGTCCCCAGGGCTTGAGGACGGAGAGGGCCGTCATGAAGAAGTACGCGGAGCTTGCGACGCAGGGGGCGGTGACCAGGCTGGGGTCGGGGACTCCGGCGCTTACGGCGTCGTTGATGGTGGGGCGCAGCGCGAGGGTGGTGGCGGCGAGTGTGGCGAGGGTGAGCCAGAACTTGATCCATATCCAGCGGTGTCTCGCCAGGCCCCAGGGGGTGCCGAGGGAGAGGATCACGCCGGTGAGCAGGGCGGCCACGGCGATCGGGATGATCAGCCGGTCGGTGAGGATTTTCATGGCCCGGTAGGCGGCGTGCGTGGTGTCGGGGTCGCCGGTGGTGGAGGCGGTGATGCCGAGGGTGAGCAGTCCGAGGGCGAGTCCGAGCCAGCTGACGGAGGTGGCGACGTGGGCGACGAGGAGGGCGCGGCGGGTGGGGCGCTCTAGTGGTTTCACGTGAAACACGGTGCCCTGCGCCCGGGCGATGGGCGTCTGACGGCGGGAGTATTCGTCCGTACTAACCTCGGCGTACATGGCGACCGCACGCAGATTGCATCTGTTCGATCTCGACGGAACTCTGATCCGGGGCTCGGCCGCGGCCGTGGAGATCTCCCGGCAGTTGGGGCTGGGCGCGGAGATCGCCGCGCTGGAGGACGAGTTCTTGACCCGGGGCCTGGCGCCGGACGAGTTCGCGGTGCGGGCCCGTGAGTTGTGGGGGGCGTTGACCACGGCTCAGGTGGATGCGGCTTTCCGGGGGGCGCCCTGGTTGGGCGGTATTCGTGAGGTGTGGGCGGACATCCGGAAAGAGGGGGATTACTGCGCTGTTATCTCCCTGTCGCCCGACTTTTTTGTGGAGAGGCTGCTGGCGTGGGGTGCGCATGCGGCTCATGGTTCGCGGTGGCCGGTGCTGCCTTTTACGGAGCCGGTCGATCGGGCGGGCATTCTCAACCCGGCCGCGAAGGTGAAGATCGCGGACCGGCTGTGTGCAGAGTTCGGGGTGGGACTGGACGACTGTGTCGCCTACGGTGATTCCATGTCGGATGCGGAGATCTTCGCGGCGGTGCCGTTGGCGGTGGCCGTGAACGCGGATCACCACCTGGAGGGGCTGGCGACGCACACCTACGCGGGGGGCGACCTGCGTGAGGCGTATGAACTGGTGCGTCCGGGACGGTAATACGCTGACCCCTGGCGTCGCGAAGTCCGCGGCCGGACGGCGGCGAATGGGCACGGGAGCGATGCAGCATAACGGGAAAGCCGGTGTGGACGCCCGGACTTCGCGCTCTTTGTCCCGGGTGGTGACGCGGCCTGCCATGCTGCGGCGACGGGGACTGCGGGCAATGTCACATTCCTTCGCCTCTTGCCTGAGTGAGGGGTGGGCCGGGCGCTAACGTGGGCTGCCAACAGTCTGAGTCAAGCGGGGAATTGCTCGCGCATTCCGGGCCAGCGGAAGTGCGCAGACCGACCGAAAGATGTTCGAGGCGAGGCACACCATGGACGCTCCGACCACTACGTCGGCCGACAAAGGCCCTTCCGGAGACGGCGGAGGGAGCGGTTGGTTCGCTCCCCGGCGGGCGCCCACCGGGGAGGGCACACCGGACGCGGAGACGGACGGCGCCACGGATCCCGCGAGCCGGGACCGAATACCGGGTGCGGGCCGTTCCTTGGCGGCCATCCGCCTCGTGGGGTCGGGGGCGGGCCGTGCCGGGTCGCTCCGGCGTGAGCGGCGTGACGGCCCGGCGGGGCAGGGGTCTGCGGCCCAGGGGGCTTCCGGTCCGTCGGCGGGCGGGGTCCCTGATGCCTTCCGGCCGCGTAACAAGGGGTTGCGGAGTGGTGCGGGGGCGGCTTCCGGAGAGGCGGTTGTCGCGGCTGTACGGGGTGCCGGCCCGCCGCCCGGACCGGTTCCCGCGGAGTCCGCGCCTGCCGGGCCCGTACCGCCCCGGTCTCTGCCGTCCGGGCCTCTGCCGCCCGGGTTCGTACCGGCGGGGCCCGCACCGGCCGAGGCCGGCTCCGTAACGTCCCCGCCGGTGGTGCCCCGGCCGGTCCTGCCGTCGGCCGCACTGCCGGAGGAGGTCCCTCTCCCGGCGGAGGCGCCGGTACGGCAGGGCGCACCCGGCGCCGCCGCGCCGCCGGAGCGCCCTTCCGCCGAACTGCCGGACCTGGCGCAGCCGGGTCGTACCCGGCAGGGTCCCACGTGGCCGGACAGCGCACAGCCGGGTCTCACGCGGCCGGACCGCCGTGCGCGGCGCGAACGGGGGCGGCCGCTTCCTGTGGAGCCCGATCTGCCGCAGCACGCGCGCGCCGAGCCCCAGGACCAGGCACTGCCCCCAGCACCGGCGCCGGCGTCCGCATCGGGTGCGCTGCCTCCCGAAGTCCCCGTACC includes:
- a CDS encoding GNAT family N-acetyltransferase; translation: MPTPHSALPIRRLTLADLTACADLAEERGWAREEHKWGLLLTAGTGYGIDAPEGKGLAAMCVTTSYGPALTTFGMMIVAGRFGRQGLGRRLLTHAMREAGDIPFALYATAQGRPLYEQLGFHAVGDTHTVRGPFRSPEPPTATSGTATTRPATADDLSALVRLDNEVFGIDRTHLLARLPSFTDRLRVAENGTTITGYAGIWPSTSCDVVAPLIAQDTDTAYALIHALAAGTDRPVRLDIDARHTDLLDRLKHSGLDLISSTTTMTRGIPDLPGDLTRRFAPLNLAMG
- a CDS encoding dihydrofolate reductase family protein, whose translation is MRKLIYGMNLSLDGYIAAPGDDIGWSVPSDELFQFWSDQLQATDLSLYGRKLWQTMSSHWPTGDQRPNATPAEIEYARRWRDMSKVVFSSTVDKVDWNTRLVTGDAVAEITRLKAEDGGPMDIGGATLAGAAMRAGLIDEYVLATAPVLVGGGTPFFTTLDSWVNLNLVETRTLPGGVILTRYETRR
- a CDS encoding VOC family protein, encoding MTSLVRHVTVDSADPYSLATFWAQILGGSLSEEDKPGDPEALVVTEGAGLLFVQVPDTKTTKNRVHLDIQPQDRTRDEEVDRLLTLGATLHADHRRPDGTGWVTLADIEGNEFCVERSAAERAES
- a CDS encoding HAD family hydrolase, with protein sequence MATARRLHLFDLDGTLIRGSAAAVEISRQLGLGAEIAALEDEFLTRGLAPDEFAVRARELWGALTTAQVDAAFRGAPWLGGIREVWADIRKEGDYCAVISLSPDFFVERLLAWGAHAAHGSRWPVLPFTEPVDRAGILNPAAKVKIADRLCAEFGVGLDDCVAYGDSMSDAEIFAAVPLAVAVNADHHLEGLATHTYAGGDLREAYELVRPGR
- a CDS encoding serine hydrolase domain-containing protein encodes the protein MTSPAAPQSPEDLLPATRRALLRRLAVAQAEGRAPSVVGAVVRDGRLVWTGSRSCVDGHAPDADTQYRIGSITKTFTAVLVMRLRDEGLLDLGDPLEKHLPGTGVGDSTIFQLLGHSAGLAAETPGAWWERTPGTLRPTLADVLGEEPVRHTPGRRHHYSNPGYTLLGSLVEALRGAPWEEVLRREVLEPLSLDRTTAQPVAPHAGAWAVHPWADVMLPEPAVDLGLMAPAGQLWSTAADLCRFAVFLAEGDDRVLSAASVREMATPSTPPEPEEGAGAYGLGLQLIRRDGRALVGHGGSLPGFLAGLWVSVADGVAAVALANATGGPLVGPLATDLIGIVADAEPRIPEPWRPLPEVDPALLELTGPWYWGTQAVALKLVADGGVELYPLRGAGRGSRFEARTDGGWTGLDGYYAGETLRVVRRADGSVRHLDLGSFVFTREPYDPEGDVPGGVDAEGWRGLRP
- a CDS encoding restriction endonuclease; the encoded protein is MLDEIALTESKTLRASVAERDEVLDKVKQLALSPDGLHATTKDVASYFEVGETVIWAVIHDHREEIESNGYRVLKGEQLHCFKQVCGIKSRSRSLGVFSRRAVLNTAMLLRESVVARQVRTYLLDTEGNARREPVDNLFHRLTEWVDERISEALVRHLATRVDADVTRIAEDAVRATIGRTVVPLLNVAVRNDSEHRGRIEALDEEVTRLKRVLREREAAGSMGALDAMNPRQFEQHIAWLCRRDGCDRVTVTGGHGDTGADIVAYTPDGRRIVVQCKSRTPAATITSGDVQQFIGMAKLEYKADIALLVATCPFTRDALLLATRHDVTAVHRGLLEAWNSGATLQVLQKK
- a CDS encoding helix-turn-helix transcriptional regulator, whose protein sequence is MQKTSARLLSLLSLLQARRDWPGALLAERLDISPRTVRRDVDRLRELGYPVVAAKGPDGGYRLGAGTRLPPLLFDDAQAVALVIALKIASTSGAGIEEGAARALTTVEQVMPARLRHRIRTLEVTAVERPVTRPAPRADSTVLMTLGAAVHARETLRFDYASVSVSASASASGRGAGGDGADAPPPRRVEPHHLVTWGARWYLVAWDLDREDWRTFRADRITPRTPTGPGFVPRELPGGDVAAFVAGRFQGADGSAGWPCRGEVILGLPASVVAPYVHDGVVEERGPYRCRLVLGSWSWPALAAAVGRFDADIEVVGPAELNEAFARLARRYAGAATAPADRP
- a CDS encoding VOC family protein encodes the protein MSVNAVTHLNFRGDAHAALTFYRSVFDGHLTVVTYKDAGNIQEPAEAEQIMWGQVTADNGFHVMAYDVPSGRPWDQGENAFFLSLRGETADEVTTYWEKLTENATVLQPLSPAPWAPLYGMLKDRYGVTWVIDVAAEYTAA
- a CDS encoding NAD(P)-dependent oxidoreductase, producing MTEPTDPYDTHTSRPAVTVIGLGPMGRAMTRTLLGHGHPVTVWNRTPSKADDLVAHGAVRATTVHDALAAGELVILSLTDYDAVYATLTPATAALPGHTLVNLSSDTPDRAREAARWAAAHGARHLTGGVQVPPSGIGQPGSSTFYSGPEDAYQAHRNTLATLTDTDYRGADPGLAALYYQMQMDIFWTSMLAYLHALALGDAHGITPEEFLPYASSTMASLPGFAAFYTPRISAGHHPGDVDTLAMGTASVRHILRTTHDAGVNSALPTAVLDHFAHGITAGHARDSFTSLVEHLKHRTP
- a CDS encoding TetR/AcrR family transcriptional regulator, with amino-acid sequence MKTEPHHRTDTVPGPEGGGLGTRERVVRSASRLMQRQGYDGAGIKQIAQGAGATLGSVYHFFPGGKQELAVAAVHHGDQEFADVLRRVLGSEPDPAEAVVACTRSLAESLRASDWLDGCPVTATALGTAGRAPDIQLAAAQAFERWSGLVADALRRGGIAEEDAADLGRTVISTLEGAELAAQVSRSDVPLTVAGRHLARLINSYK
- a CDS encoding DUF2269 family protein, with the translated sequence MKPLERPTRRALLVAHVATSVSWLGLALGLLTLGITASTTGDPDTTHAAYRAMKILTDRLIIPIAVAALLTGVILSLGTPWGLARHRWIWIKFWLTLATLAATTLALRPTINDAVSAGVPDPSLVTAPCVASSAYFFMTALSVLKPWGLTRRGRRLRNLRNLASSHKAVDGRSPAPTR
- a CDS encoding GNAT family N-acetyltransferase, which produces MSDLEIRPAGPDDLPAIVALLADDPLGAQRESPDDLTPYTAALDRLTRDPHQQAVVAVRDGRVVGTLQLTIIPGLSRRGATRSIIEAVRVHADERGSGLGTRFVEWAIEESRRQGCHLVQLTSDTTRTDAHRFYERLGFTASHVGFKLSI